The following are encoded in a window of Thiohalobacter sp. IOR34 genomic DNA:
- a CDS encoding response regulator transcription factor, with protein sequence MRLLLVEDEAALREQLAERLRAAGYAVDLAADGEEGLYLAREYPLDIAVIDLGLPGLSGLEIIRRLRAEGRDLPILILTARGRWQDKVEGLEAGADDYLVKPFEVEELLARLRALLRRSGGWASPRLRCGPIELDTGSQQVSVDGRPVELTAYEYRTLEYLMLHAGEVVSKTRLTEHLYEQDYDRDSNVIEVFIGRLRRKLDPDGSLAPIETVRGRGYRCALGRDPA encoded by the coding sequence ATGCGGTTGCTGCTGGTGGAGGACGAGGCGGCGTTGCGCGAGCAGCTGGCCGAGCGGCTGCGGGCGGCCGGCTACGCCGTGGACCTGGCCGCCGACGGCGAGGAGGGGCTCTATCTGGCCCGCGAGTATCCGCTGGACATCGCCGTGATCGATCTCGGGCTGCCCGGCCTGTCCGGGCTGGAGATCATCCGTCGTCTGCGGGCCGAGGGCCGCGACCTGCCGATCCTGATCCTGACCGCCCGCGGCCGCTGGCAGGACAAGGTGGAAGGCCTGGAGGCCGGCGCCGACGACTACCTGGTCAAGCCCTTCGAGGTCGAGGAACTGTTGGCCCGGCTACGCGCCCTGCTGCGGCGCAGCGGCGGCTGGGCCTCGCCCCGGCTGCGCTGCGGCCCCATCGAGCTGGACACCGGCAGCCAGCAGGTCAGCGTCGACGGTCGGCCGGTGGAGCTGACTGCCTACGAGTACCGCACCCTGGAATACCTGATGCTGCACGCCGGCGAGGTGGTGTCCAAGACCCGACTCACCGAGCATCTCTATGAGCAGGACTACGACCGGGACAGCAATGTGATCGAGGTGTTCATCGGCCGCCTGCGGCGCAAGCTGGATCCGGACGGCAGCCTGGCGCCGATCGAGACGGTGCGCGGCCGCGGCTATCGCTGCGCGCTGGGGCGCGATCCGGCCTGA
- a CDS encoding glutaredoxin domain-containing protein: MARLKLYSTGICPVCEKTKALLDKWRIPFEEVRIDLDRAALREFATLTEGARTVPQISIDGRWIGGFNELTELHMEGRLDTLMEQDDS, translated from the coding sequence ATGGCACGACTCAAACTCTACAGCACCGGCATCTGTCCGGTGTGCGAAAAGACCAAGGCGCTGCTCGACAAGTGGCGTATCCCCTTCGAGGAAGTGCGCATCGATCTCGACCGTGCCGCGCTGCGCGAGTTCGCCACCCTCACCGAAGGCGCCCGCACCGTGCCACAGATCAGCATCGACGGTCGCTGGATCGGCGGCTTCAACGAGCTGACCGAGCTGCACATGGAAGGCAGGCTCGACACACTGATGGAGCAGGACGACTCCTGA
- a CDS encoding ATP-binding protein, with the protein MLSLRARLLLAALLVLVTFMGLTGLALDRAFRTSAEQAVRSRLQASLYGLLGVLDLDEQGRLLVPRTLPEPRFEQPDSGLYAQLTAPDGRVLWRSHSALERRFPVSAVPPGERRFQRVPAPGGGLFRLDLGLVWDYAPGAARRLTVSVAESAEAYEQEVAAFRRSLWLWLGAAGALLLLVQLGVLGWGLAPLRAVAAGVARVQAGRQERLGGRYPRELQALTDNLDALIAANRRQLARYRDALADLAHSLKTPLAVLRGAAREHAGSPLAAVVEEQSARMGQIVDYQLQRAATAGQGALRPPLRLRPVLERLCASLDKVHADRGLRCELEVAAELQCALDEGDLFELAGNLLENAYKWARGRIRLQAGLEDGRLRLVVEDDGPGIPETEVEAVLARGRRADQSVPGHGIGLAVVKDIVEAYQGRLEIGRSELGGARLELELEVG; encoded by the coding sequence ATGCTGTCGCTGCGGGCTCGCCTGCTGCTTGCCGCCCTGCTGGTGCTGGTCACCTTCATGGGCCTCACCGGCCTGGCCCTGGACCGCGCCTTCCGCACCAGTGCCGAGCAGGCGGTGCGCAGCCGGCTACAGGCCAGCCTGTACGGTCTGCTGGGCGTGCTGGACCTGGACGAGCAGGGGCGCCTGCTGGTGCCGCGAACTCTCCCCGAACCGCGTTTCGAACAGCCGGATTCCGGTCTCTACGCCCAGCTCACGGCGCCGGACGGCCGCGTGCTGTGGCGCTCTCACTCGGCCCTGGAGCGGCGCTTCCCGGTGTCCGCCGTTCCCCCTGGCGAGCGCCGCTTCCAGCGCGTCCCGGCCCCGGGGGGTGGTCTGTTCCGCCTCGACCTGGGGCTGGTCTGGGACTATGCGCCCGGTGCCGCGCGGCGCTTGACGGTGAGCGTCGCCGAGTCGGCCGAGGCCTACGAGCAGGAGGTGGCGGCCTTCCGCCGCAGCCTCTGGCTGTGGCTGGGGGCGGCCGGTGCGCTGCTGCTGCTGGTGCAGCTCGGGGTGCTGGGCTGGGGCTTGGCGCCGCTGCGTGCCGTGGCCGCCGGGGTGGCCCGGGTGCAGGCCGGTCGCCAGGAGCGCCTCGGCGGGCGCTATCCCCGCGAGCTGCAGGCGCTGACCGACAACCTGGATGCCCTGATCGCCGCCAACCGCCGCCAGCTGGCGCGTTACCGCGATGCCCTGGCCGATCTGGCGCACAGCCTGAAGACGCCGCTGGCGGTGCTGCGCGGCGCGGCCCGCGAGCACGCCGGGTCGCCCCTCGCCGCGGTGGTGGAGGAGCAGTCAGCGCGCATGGGGCAGATCGTCGACTACCAGCTGCAGCGGGCGGCCACCGCCGGGCAGGGCGCACTGCGCCCGCCGTTGCGCCTGCGCCCGGTGCTGGAACGGCTCTGTGCCAGCCTGGACAAGGTGCATGCCGACCGGGGTCTGCGCTGCGAGCTGGAGGTGGCGGCGGAGCTGCAGTGCGCGCTGGACGAGGGCGACCTGTTCGAGCTGGCCGGCAACCTGCTGGAGAATGCCTACAAGTGGGCACGCGGCCGGATACGCCTGCAGGCGGGTCTGGAGGATGGCCGGTTGCGGCTGGTGGTGGAGGACGACGGGCCCGGCATTCCGGAGACCGAGGTCGAGGCGGTACTGGCGCGCGGCCGGCGCGCCGATCAGTCGGTGCCGGGGCACGGCATCGGCCTGGCAGTGGTCAAGGACATCGTCGAGGCCTATCAGGGCCGGTTGGAGATCGGCCGCAGCGAACTCGGCGGGGCGCGGCTGGAACTGGAGCTGGAGGTGGGGTAG